Proteins encoded within one genomic window of Candidatus Obscuribacter sp.:
- a CDS encoding MerR family transcriptional regulator — translation MKILPQSLSLEELAMQVAALLEESDLNQNDNRVSSLPDARTTRYYSTLGLLDRPRMEGRQARYNKRHVLQLLAIKSLQALSMPLAQIQSKLYGLTDDELEALFMSVANGLAARRASAPVVIKWREIIVEPGLRLMVQEGFDQSDKASLLKKIEAALESLD, via the coding sequence ATGAAGATTTTGCCTCAATCACTGAGCCTTGAAGAGCTTGCTATGCAAGTAGCTGCTTTGCTGGAAGAAAGTGATCTGAATCAAAATGACAATCGAGTATCGTCTTTGCCTGATGCTCGGACCACGCGTTATTACTCCACACTGGGTCTGCTTGATAGACCGAGGATGGAGGGCCGTCAGGCCCGCTACAATAAACGTCATGTCTTGCAGCTTTTAGCTATTAAGAGTCTGCAAGCCCTATCGATGCCCTTAGCTCAAATACAGTCCAAGCTATATGGACTGACCGATGATGAGCTGGAAGCCCTGTTTATGTCGGTGGCAAATGGCCTGGCTGCTCGCCGCGCCAGTGCACCGGTCGTCATTAAATGGCGAGAAATCATTGTCGAGCCTGGCTTAAGGCTCATGGTGCAAGAAGGTTTTGACCAGAGCGATAAAGCCAGTTTGCTCAAAAAAATCGAAGCCGCTTTGGAATCTCTGGATTAA
- a CDS encoding glutamate-5-semialdehyde dehydrogenase: protein MNKQNTLDKIDAVALATRTLAMTSGVERNSALRSFIEQLQKRSSEIFSANKKDLEQAQSDNVEASLIKRLKFDQAKLSDVIKGIETLIAMDDPIGSIDLKTELDDGLILERVTVPIGVIAVIFESRPDALPQIAALALKSANGALLKGGREALTTNTVIFEIFTSAIGSVLPAMAQSYGLLSERSDVELLLGATGKVDLIIPRGSNSLVSYIQSNTQIPVLGHAEGICHVYVDKSADPDKACNVVVDSKITYPAACNAAETLLWHKDLSEITKVQLLKALRDNAVELRVCPRTLELCQSAGIEAKAASLADFATEYSALTMSVKEVDSLEDAIDHIYKYGSDHTDSIVTEDDNCWQRFFAQLKSASIYLNASTRFADGFRYGFGAEVGISTGHLAPRGPVGLEGLLTYKYRLCGQGHGVAPYSAGQPFKHRRIVK, encoded by the coding sequence ATGAATAAACAAAATACACTAGATAAAATCGATGCCGTGGCTCTTGCCACACGCACTCTTGCTATGACCAGTGGAGTTGAGCGCAATAGCGCACTGCGCTCCTTTATCGAGCAATTGCAAAAGCGCTCAAGCGAGATCTTTAGCGCCAACAAAAAAGATCTGGAGCAAGCACAAAGCGATAATGTCGAAGCCAGCCTGATTAAACGGCTCAAGTTTGATCAAGCCAAACTGAGCGATGTAATAAAGGGCATCGAGACTTTGATTGCTATGGATGACCCTATAGGTAGTATCGATCTCAAAACTGAGCTAGACGACGGACTGATATTAGAGCGTGTCACAGTGCCTATTGGTGTCATTGCTGTGATCTTTGAGTCAAGACCTGACGCCCTGCCTCAAATAGCAGCACTGGCGCTAAAGAGCGCTAATGGTGCCTTGCTCAAAGGTGGTCGTGAAGCCCTCACCACCAATACTGTAATATTTGAAATATTTACCAGTGCCATAGGTAGTGTACTGCCAGCTATGGCACAGTCTTATGGGCTACTTAGTGAGCGCAGTGATGTGGAGCTATTGCTTGGCGCCACTGGCAAAGTGGATTTGATTATCCCTAGAGGCTCAAATAGTTTGGTCAGTTATATCCAGTCCAATACACAGATACCAGTACTAGGTCATGCCGAGGGTATCTGTCATGTTTATGTGGACAAAAGTGCTGACCCTGATAAAGCTTGCAATGTTGTGGTCGATAGCAAAATTACCTATCCGGCTGCCTGCAATGCAGCTGAGACTTTGCTCTGGCACAAAGATTTAAGTGAGATCACAAAAGTCCAACTACTTAAGGCGCTGAGAGATAACGCTGTGGAGCTGAGAGTCTGCCCCCGTACTCTTGAGCTTTGTCAGTCCGCTGGTATAGAGGCTAAGGCAGCTAGTCTTGCAGACTTTGCCACTGAGTATTCGGCCCTTACTATGTCAGTAAAAGAAGTGGATAGCCTGGAAGATGCTATCGATCATATATATAAGTACGGTTCAGACCACACTGACAGTATTGTCACCGAAGACGACAATTGCTGGCAGCGTTTTTTTGCTCAGCTCAAGTCTGCCTCTATCTATCTCAATGCCTCCACTCGTTTTGCCGATGGCTTCCGTTATGGCTTTGGCGCCGAAGTCGGTATTAGTACCGGGCATCTAGCGCCACGGGGACCAGTTGGGCTGGAAGGGCTGCTCACATATAAGTACCGCCTTTGCGGTCAGGGACATGGCGTGGCACCCTATAGCGCCGGTCAGCCTTTTAAGCATCGTCGAATTGTAAAGTGA
- the proB gene encoding glutamate 5-kinase, producing MDRKELFNSANRIVIKLGTAVLMRDEGGIALSRFYSFVEGIAGLIKSGKEVLLVTSGAVGLGSRALKLTAKPKLLPLKQACAAIGQGRLMGLYNDAFEKSDVVAAQVLLTEEDFSNRHRYLNLRSTISQLLELKVLPIINENDTVSTAELETLKSEVDIKVNFGDNDKLSALVASKMDADLLIILTDVEGLYSADPRLPDAKLISLVDNFTAEIEQLGESKVVSDKPGRGGIKTKLAAAKIATQSGCAAIIAGGKLDRVVSRLASGEELGTLFLPKKGLSGKQRWIAFATTVKASIVINDGAREALTNRKASLLAAGITEVKGAFERGDVVSVEDTNGKEFARGIVNYNSNEARQALGQHSHALDSVAGRNYDAIITRDNIAFLDA from the coding sequence ATGGACAGAAAAGAACTATTCAATAGCGCTAATCGTATCGTGATCAAGCTCGGGACAGCAGTACTGATGCGTGATGAAGGTGGTATTGCCCTCAGTCGTTTTTATAGCTTTGTCGAAGGTATTGCCGGGCTAATTAAATCTGGCAAAGAAGTCTTATTGGTGACATCAGGTGCTGTTGGTCTTGGTAGTCGCGCTTTAAAACTGACAGCCAAACCAAAGCTTTTGCCACTCAAACAAGCTTGTGCTGCCATTGGTCAGGGGCGGCTGATGGGGCTATACAATGATGCCTTCGAAAAATCAGATGTGGTGGCAGCCCAGGTGCTCTTAACCGAAGAGGATTTTAGTAATAGACACCGTTATCTCAATTTGCGCAGTACTATTTCGCAACTGCTTGAGCTAAAAGTACTGCCTATCATCAACGAAAACGATACTGTCTCAACAGCAGAATTGGAAACTTTAAAAAGCGAAGTTGATATCAAAGTCAATTTTGGCGATAACGACAAACTGTCAGCTCTTGTGGCAAGCAAGATGGACGCTGATTTGCTAATTATCCTCACCGATGTAGAAGGTCTCTACAGCGCTGATCCGCGTCTGCCTGATGCCAAGCTAATTAGTCTGGTGGATAATTTTACTGCCGAAATCGAACAACTGGGAGAGTCCAAAGTAGTCTCGGATAAACCCGGTCGCGGTGGTATCAAAACTAAACTGGCGGCGGCCAAGATTGCCACCCAGAGTGGTTGTGCGGCCATTATTGCCGGTGGCAAATTGGACCGGGTCGTCAGTCGACTGGCTAGTGGCGAAGAGCTCGGTACTTTGTTTTTGCCTAAAAAAGGACTGAGTGGTAAGCAGCGCTGGATTGCTTTTGCCACCACAGTAAAAGCATCTATCGTAATTAATGACGGAGCTAGAGAAGCTCTGACAAATCGCAAAGCCAGTCTACTGGCTGCTGGTATCACCGAGGTCAAAGGAGCGTTTGAGCGCGGTGATGTGGTATCAGTAGAAGATACAAACGGCAAAGAATTTGCCCGGGGTATAGTCAATTACAATAGTAATGAGGCGCGTCAGGCTCTTGGTCAGCACAGCCATGCTCTCGATAGTGTGGCGGGGCGTAATTATGATGCCATTATTACGCGTGACAATATTGCCTTTTTAGATGCATGA